From Pseudoxanthomonas sp. YR558, the proteins below share one genomic window:
- a CDS encoding DUF1800 domain-containing protein, which produces MIRRETISAANRFGLGARPDTLTRLDDPRGWLHAQLASPMATPRVALPTSADFLRQEYDYLRERRAARNGNGNDDAVMGFRARFGRLQLQELGWRYRQAVGTEQDFIERLVRFWSNHFAVSADKRTAALYAAPMEREAIRPHVAGDFADLLLAVERHPAMLRYLDNVRSVGEQSRLAQRQRRRMDAGAAARAGLNENLAREILELHTLGVDGGYAQDDVRELARAITGWSVPLPRDLDSSASATFHFRTNAHEAGARQVLGRRYTAEGEAQGRAILRDLAVHPATAQHVCGKLARHFVNDAAPRTLVDRMADAWVRTGGDLRAVYAAMIDSPEAWAADARKLKTPDDYLVSAMRSTGTMPGDQPRALVALLARLGQPPFTPRSPAGFADDAAEWSGADAVWKRIQAAQTLAETATGAEPDPLRTAEQVFGPHLDADTALALRRAESPREGLALLFASPAFQWRS; this is translated from the coding sequence ATGATCCGACGCGAAACCATCAGCGCCGCCAACCGCTTCGGCCTGGGTGCCCGTCCCGACACCTTGACGCGGCTCGACGATCCGCGCGGATGGCTGCATGCGCAACTCGCATCGCCGATGGCCACGCCGCGTGTGGCACTGCCGACGAGTGCGGACTTCCTGCGGCAGGAGTACGACTATCTGCGCGAGCGGCGTGCGGCGCGGAACGGCAACGGCAACGACGACGCGGTGATGGGGTTCCGTGCGCGTTTCGGTCGATTGCAGCTGCAGGAGCTCGGCTGGCGTTATCGCCAGGCGGTGGGCACCGAGCAGGATTTCATCGAGCGGCTCGTGCGGTTCTGGTCCAATCACTTCGCCGTCTCCGCGGACAAGCGCACGGCGGCGCTTTACGCCGCACCGATGGAACGCGAAGCAATCCGTCCGCATGTGGCCGGCGACTTCGCCGACCTGCTGCTCGCGGTGGAACGACACCCGGCGATGCTGCGCTATCTCGACAACGTGCGTTCGGTGGGCGAGCAGTCGCGCCTGGCGCAGCGTCAACGCCGGCGGATGGACGCGGGCGCTGCGGCGCGTGCAGGACTCAACGAGAACCTGGCGCGCGAGATCCTGGAACTGCATACGCTCGGCGTCGACGGCGGCTATGCGCAGGATGACGTGCGCGAACTGGCGCGTGCGATCACCGGCTGGAGCGTGCCGTTGCCGCGAGACCTCGATAGCAGCGCATCGGCGACCTTCCACTTCCGCACCAACGCCCATGAAGCCGGCGCACGCCAGGTGCTGGGGCGACGCTACACGGCGGAAGGCGAGGCGCAAGGTCGCGCGATCCTGCGCGATCTCGCCGTGCATCCGGCCACGGCGCAGCACGTCTGCGGCAAGCTCGCACGGCATTTCGTCAACGATGCGGCGCCGCGTACGCTGGTGGATCGCATGGCGGACGCGTGGGTGCGCACCGGCGGCGACTTGCGTGCCGTCTATGCCGCGATGATCGATAGCCCGGAGGCTTGGGCGGCCGATGCGCGCAAGCTGAAGACGCCGGACGACTATCTTGTGTCCGCGATGCGCAGTACCGGCACGATGCCGGGCGATCAGCCCCGCGCGCTGGTCGCGTTGCTCGCCCGCCTCGGACAACCCCCCTTCACGCCGCGCTCGCCCGCGGGCTTTGCCGACGACGCCGCGGAGTGGAGTGGTGCCGATGCGGTGTGGAAACGCATCCAGGCGGCCCAGACGCTCGCGGAAACCGCGACGGGCGCCGAGCCGGATCCGTTGCGCACGGCCGAGCAGGTGTTCGGTCCCCACCTGGACGCGGATACCGCGCTTGCCCTGCGCCGCGCCGAATCGCCGCGCGAAGGATTGGCGCTGCTGTTCGCCAGTCCCGCCTTCCAGTGGAGAAGCTGA
- a CDS encoding LysR family transcriptional regulator, whose translation MLDAVTLDQLRTFIAAAEQGSFSAAGRKLRRAQSVVSQTLANLELQLGVTLFDRSSRYPQLTEAGRVLLVEARAVAGHMDTFKARARSVAEGLEPELSVAVDVMFPMDALTRAAAHSGSAFPHTPLRLYVEVLGGVIQPVLDGTCGLGVVGSLPELPDEVATEPLLAVPFVTVVSPTHAMASVRGTVPSKTLAQHVQLVLTDRTPLTAGRDFAVQSPLTWRLADLGAKHAFLRAGLGWGHMPLHIVEEDLAAGRLKRLRIADADPRYAQMPMRAVWRKDTPPGPAGRAFMAQLRQGQPSHSSR comes from the coding sequence ATGCTCGATGCCGTCACGCTCGACCAGCTCCGCACCTTCATCGCCGCCGCCGAACAGGGCAGCTTTTCCGCTGCGGGCCGCAAGCTGCGGCGGGCGCAATCGGTGGTCAGCCAGACCCTGGCCAACCTGGAACTGCAACTCGGCGTCACCCTGTTCGACCGCAGCAGTCGCTACCCGCAACTGACCGAGGCCGGCCGCGTACTGCTGGTGGAAGCGCGCGCGGTGGCCGGGCATATGGATACCTTCAAGGCGCGCGCCCGCAGCGTGGCCGAAGGCCTGGAGCCGGAGTTGTCCGTTGCGGTGGACGTGATGTTCCCGATGGACGCGCTGACGCGTGCCGCCGCGCACAGCGGCAGCGCGTTCCCGCACACCCCCTTGCGGTTGTACGTGGAAGTGCTGGGCGGCGTGATCCAGCCCGTGCTGGACGGCACCTGTGGTCTCGGCGTGGTGGGCTCGCTGCCTGAGCTGCCCGACGAAGTGGCGACCGAGCCGCTGCTGGCGGTGCCCTTCGTCACCGTGGTCTCGCCTACACATGCGATGGCCAGCGTGCGCGGCACCGTGCCGTCGAAGACGCTGGCCCAGCATGTGCAGCTCGTGCTGACTGATCGCACGCCGCTGACGGCGGGCCGCGATTTCGCGGTGCAATCGCCGCTCACCTGGCGATTGGCCGATCTCGGCGCGAAGCACGCCTTCCTGCGCGCCGGCCTGGGCTGGGGCCACATGCCGCTGCATATCGTCGAAGAGGATCTCGCCGCCGGCCGCCTGAAACGCCTGCGTATCGCCGACGCCGATCCGCGTTACGCGCAGATGCCGATGCGCGCGGTCTGGCGCAAGGACACGCCACCGGGGCCGGCCGGACGCGCGTTCATGGCGCAGCTGCGGCAAGGCCAGCCTTCGCATTCATCCCGGTGA
- a CDS encoding DoxX family protein: MSTVTAIPATTRVPALRGAADLVGRSLLASLFVISGLGKLAAYAGTAGYMESVGVPGALLPLVIALEVLGGLAIVAGYKTRIVASLLAVFSIASAVLFHSNLGDQIQQIMFLKNFALAGGFITLAARGAGGWSIDNR; the protein is encoded by the coding sequence ATGTCCACCGTTACCGCTATCCCGGCCACCACCCGCGTCCCCGCCCTGCGTGGCGCCGCCGACCTCGTCGGCCGCAGCCTGCTCGCGTCCCTCTTCGTCATCTCCGGCCTGGGCAAGCTGGCCGCCTACGCCGGCACCGCCGGCTATATGGAGTCCGTCGGTGTCCCCGGCGCCCTGCTGCCGCTGGTCATCGCGCTGGAAGTGTTGGGCGGCCTGGCCATCGTCGCCGGCTACAAGACCCGCATCGTCGCCAGCCTGCTGGCCGTGTTCTCGATCGCCAGCGCCGTGCTGTTCCACAGCAACCTGGGCGACCAGATCCAGCAGATCATGTTCCTGAAGAACTTCGCCCTGGCCGGTGGCTTCATCACCCTCGCCGCCCGCGGCGCCGGCGGCTGGAGCATCGATAACCGCTGA
- a CDS encoding HD domain-containing protein, with translation MLTALPTLDAVLEAHASALGGDALGYRHHAYRVANFSWMLAPGDEDAREKLSIAVAFHDLGIWTAGTFDYLPPSRVLARDYLHQAGKAAWMVDVDAMIECHHKFMRTPAGTSPAVEAFRRADWIDVSLGVRRFGLARRAVRDVMAAFPDAGFHRRLAELMLARLRHHPLDPLPMMRW, from the coding sequence ATGCTGACCGCCTTGCCCACGCTGGACGCCGTGCTCGAGGCGCATGCGTCGGCGCTGGGCGGCGACGCCCTCGGTTACCGCCACCACGCGTACCGGGTGGCGAATTTCTCGTGGATGCTGGCGCCCGGCGATGAGGATGCGCGCGAGAAGCTCAGCATCGCCGTGGCGTTCCATGACCTCGGCATCTGGACGGCGGGCACGTTCGACTACCTGCCGCCTTCGCGCGTGCTCGCGCGGGACTATCTGCACCAGGCGGGAAAAGCGGCCTGGATGGTCGACGTGGACGCGATGATCGAATGCCATCACAAGTTCATGCGCACGCCTGCCGGCACGTCGCCCGCGGTGGAAGCCTTCCGCCGCGCCGACTGGATCGACGTCAGCCTGGGCGTGCGCCGGTTCGGCCTCGCGCGACGTGCCGTGCGCGACGTGATGGCGGCCTTCCCGGACGCGGGTTTCCACCGGCGGCTGGCCGAGCTGATGCTCGCGCGACTGCGCCACCACCCCCTCGATCCGCTGCCGATGATGCGGTGGTGA
- a CDS encoding MarR family transcriptional regulator, which translates to MIDAPFQRRQATRGLEQLTHLVRAQSWRQDGTPSLPPTQAAVLRMLQGVQDGLRARQIAERLGVSAASLSDSLKALEGKQWIRRTPDPDDARAARVKLTSAGSRMATQLQRPDQGMGSLVESLGETDLGALLRVTQLLVNEAQEKGLATGLRTCLGCEFFRPFASDERAAPHVCAFLDKAFGNSELRVDCAEQRPADDEQRLGSVARFRQPTPP; encoded by the coding sequence ATGATCGATGCCCCCTTTCAGCGCAGACAGGCCACGCGTGGCCTGGAACAGCTCACCCACCTGGTGCGCGCCCAATCGTGGCGCCAGGACGGCACGCCCTCGCTGCCGCCGACGCAGGCGGCGGTGCTGCGCATGCTGCAGGGCGTGCAGGATGGCCTGCGTGCGCGACAGATCGCCGAACGCCTGGGCGTGTCGGCGGCCAGCCTCAGCGATTCGCTGAAGGCGCTGGAAGGCAAACAATGGATCCGCCGCACACCCGACCCCGACGATGCGCGCGCCGCCCGCGTGAAGTTGACCTCGGCCGGCTCGCGCATGGCCACGCAGTTGCAGCGCCCGGACCAGGGCATGGGCTCGCTGGTCGAATCGCTGGGCGAAACCGACCTCGGCGCGCTGTTGCGCGTCACCCAGTTGCTGGTCAACGAAGCGCAGGAAAAGGGGCTGGCCACCGGCCTGCGGACCTGCCTGGGCTGCGAGTTCTTCCGGCCGTTCGCCTCGGACGAACGCGCGGCGCCGCATGTCTGCGCCTTCCTGGACAAGGCCTTCGGCAACAGCGAACTGCGCGTGGACTGTGCCGAACAGCGGCCTGCCGACGACGAACAACGGCTTGGAAGCGTGGCCCGCTTCCGCCAACCGACTCCGCCCTAG
- a CDS encoding redoxin domain-containing protein, which translates to MNAIDRPAPPWQVDRWFNTSRPLSLEALRGKVIVLEAFQMLCPGCVSHGLPQASRVHATFPADQVAVVGLHTVFEHHAAMTPVALEAFLHEYRIAFPVGVDRPGTPGPIPQTMEAYAMRGTPTLVLIDAAGRIRHQHFGQVSDLVLGAQIASLVHEAQAFAQASTQPRETAPGCGPEGCALPA; encoded by the coding sequence ATGAACGCCATTGATCGCCCGGCGCCACCCTGGCAGGTGGACCGCTGGTTCAACACATCCCGTCCCCTGTCGCTGGAAGCGCTCCGCGGCAAGGTCATCGTGCTCGAGGCCTTCCAGATGCTGTGCCCGGGTTGCGTGTCGCACGGCCTGCCGCAGGCATCGCGTGTGCACGCGACGTTCCCCGCGGACCAGGTCGCCGTCGTCGGCCTGCATACCGTATTCGAACACCATGCGGCGATGACGCCGGTGGCACTAGAAGCCTTCCTGCACGAATACCGCATCGCCTTCCCGGTCGGTGTGGACCGCCCCGGCACACCGGGCCCGATCCCGCAGACGATGGAGGCCTACGCCATGCGCGGCACGCCGACGCTGGTGCTGATCGACGCAGCCGGCCGGATCCGCCACCAGCATTTCGGCCAAGTCAGCGACCTGGTGCTCGGTGCACAGATCGCATCGCTGGTGCACGAGGCGCAAGCGTTCGCGCAGGCATCGACGCAACCCCGCGAAACCGCCCCCGGATGCGGGCCGGAAGGGTGCGCCCTGCCCGCCTGA
- a CDS encoding STAS/SEC14 domain-containing protein: MIETLASPPHVAAYRFTGQLTGADYDACIVDLETRLSRFPRIAVLSDLSDMQGVSLDAVGKDLRYAASKLGEFGRFARAAIVTDKRWLVAATEFAGHLLSNTEVRTFAQDERALALAWAAELDPHRAVT; encoded by the coding sequence ATGATCGAAACCCTGGCCAGCCCGCCGCATGTCGCCGCGTATCGTTTCACCGGTCAGCTGACGGGCGCAGACTACGACGCGTGCATCGTCGATCTGGAAACACGCTTGTCGCGGTTTCCGCGCATCGCCGTGCTCAGCGACCTCAGCGACATGCAGGGCGTGTCGCTGGACGCCGTCGGCAAGGACCTGCGCTACGCGGCGTCCAAGCTGGGCGAGTTCGGCCGCTTCGCGCGTGCGGCGATCGTCACCGACAAGCGGTGGCTGGTGGCCGCGACAGAATTCGCAGGGCACCTGTTGTCGAATACGGAAGTCCGTACGTTCGCGCAGGACGAGCGCGCGCTTGCACTCGCGTGGGCGGCGGAACTGGATCCGCACCGCGCCGTCACCTGA
- a CDS encoding GNAT family N-acetyltransferase, translated as MTDALDNPFWSALDSIHRGIALRVGEVARYPSDHAPFLGVTSAEVKVGDALARLVAPEEAVYLLGVAPAVPAGWVLRAFRPLAQMVCDAPLAPTDGPEIVPLGDAHREDVLALTALVYPHYFRPRTMDMGRYFGLYREGRLAAMIGERLGDDGHREMSAICTHPDFNGHGYAGHLTTWLTNDTLAHGRQPFLHVSYENPRALGLYERLGYRVRRDIGFWSLRRA; from the coding sequence ATGACCGACGCCCTCGACAATCCCTTCTGGTCCGCCCTGGATTCGATCCATCGCGGCATCGCGCTGCGGGTGGGCGAGGTGGCGCGCTATCCGTCCGACCATGCGCCGTTCCTCGGCGTCACGTCGGCGGAGGTGAAGGTGGGCGATGCGCTCGCGCGCCTGGTGGCGCCTGAGGAAGCGGTGTATCTGCTTGGCGTGGCGCCGGCCGTGCCGGCAGGCTGGGTGCTGCGCGCGTTCCGGCCGCTCGCGCAGATGGTGTGCGATGCACCGCTCGCGCCCACCGACGGGCCGGAGATCGTGCCGTTGGGCGACGCGCACCGCGAGGATGTGCTGGCACTGACCGCGCTGGTGTATCCGCATTACTTCCGCCCGCGGACGATGGACATGGGGCGCTACTTCGGCCTCTACCGCGAAGGCCGGCTCGCCGCGATGATCGGCGAGCGCCTGGGCGATGACGGCCACCGGGAGATGAGCGCGATCTGCACGCATCCGGATTTCAACGGACACGGCTATGCAGGCCACCTCACCACCTGGCTGACCAACGACACGCTGGCGCATGGGCGCCAACCGTTCCTGCACGTCAGTTACGAGAATCCGCGTGCCCTGGGGTTGTACGAGCGCCTCGGGTACCGCGTGCGGCGCGATATCGGGTTCTGGTCGCTGCGCCGGGCCTGA
- a CDS encoding DUF1615 domain-containing protein, with product MTTSPLRSLTRVAPMALALLLAGCVTAPPAPTRPPADTRSEIVRRMPAKVADRDRWAADIETAFAAQRIEPTSENICAVLAITEQESGYVANPAVANLPKIARGEIDRRAAALHVPTFMVDAALALRSPDGRRYADRLRNVRTERDLSDIYEDMIGSVPLGKRLFTDYNPVQTGGPMQVGIPFAEANASRYPYPVEGSIRDEVFTRRGGMYFGIAHLLGYQTPYTRKVHRFADYNAGWYASRNAAFQSAVGIAAGTKLALDGDLLNPGAPMDKPGQTERAVRRLAGELRMDEREIREALQRGSRLDFDDTPLYARVYALAESRAGKPLPRAMIPGITLESPKITRELTTAWFATRVDERYRRCMQR from the coding sequence ATGACGACATCGCCCTTGCGCTCCCTGACGCGCGTCGCCCCCATGGCGCTTGCCCTGCTGCTCGCTGGCTGCGTCACCGCCCCGCCGGCACCTACGCGACCGCCCGCCGATACGCGCAGCGAGATCGTGCGGCGCATGCCCGCCAAGGTGGCCGACCGCGACCGCTGGGCTGCCGACATCGAGACCGCGTTCGCCGCGCAGCGCATCGAGCCCACCAGCGAGAACATCTGTGCGGTGCTGGCCATCACCGAACAGGAATCCGGTTACGTCGCCAATCCCGCAGTGGCGAACCTGCCGAAGATCGCGCGCGGAGAGATCGACCGCCGCGCGGCCGCCCTGCACGTGCCGACATTCATGGTCGATGCCGCACTGGCACTGCGCTCGCCCGACGGCCGCCGCTACGCCGACCGCCTGCGCAACGTGCGCACCGAGCGCGACCTCAGCGACATCTACGAAGACATGATCGGCAGCGTGCCGCTGGGCAAGCGGTTGTTCACCGACTACAACCCGGTGCAGACCGGCGGGCCGATGCAGGTGGGCATTCCGTTCGCCGAAGCCAATGCCTCGCGCTACCCGTACCCGGTCGAAGGCAGCATTCGCGACGAAGTGTTCACGCGACGCGGCGGGATGTACTTCGGCATCGCTCATCTGCTGGGCTACCAGACGCCGTACACGCGCAAGGTGCACCGCTTCGCCGACTACAACGCCGGCTGGTACGCCAGCCGCAATGCGGCGTTCCAGAGTGCGGTAGGCATCGCCGCCGGCACGAAACTGGCGCTCGATGGCGATCTGCTGAACCCGGGCGCCCCGATGGACAAGCCCGGCCAGACCGAACGCGCCGTGCGCCGCCTGGCCGGCGAGCTACGCATGGACGAGCGCGAAATCCGCGAAGCGCTGCAGCGCGGCAGCCGCCTCGATTTCGATGACACCCCGCTGTATGCGCGGGTGTACGCGCTGGCGGAATCCCGCGCCGGCAAACCGCTACCGCGCGCGATGATCCCAGGCATCACGCTGGAGAGCCCGAAGATCACCCGTGAACTGACCACGGCGTGGTTCGCCACCCGCGTGGACGAACGCTACCGCCGTTGCATGCAGCGATAG
- a CDS encoding DUF1428 domain-containing protein, with protein sequence MGPEGARSSYVDGFILAAPSNGKEAFTDFANTFDAIFMEYGAARIIEAWGDDVPHGKQTDFFRAVQAKDDENVAFSWVEWPDKAARDAGTKKVMEDPRMDPSNKDNPPMPFDGQRMVYGGFTPVVELRG encoded by the coding sequence CTGGGGCCCGAGGGCGCGCGGTCGTCGTACGTGGACGGCTTCATCCTGGCCGCGCCGTCGAACGGCAAAGAAGCCTTCACCGATTTCGCCAACACCTTCGACGCGATCTTCATGGAATACGGCGCCGCCCGCATCATCGAGGCGTGGGGCGATGACGTGCCGCACGGCAAGCAGACCGACTTCTTCCGCGCCGTGCAGGCCAAGGACGACGAGAACGTGGCGTTCTCGTGGGTCGAGTGGCCGGACAAGGCGGCGCGCGATGCCGGCACGAAGAAGGTGATGGAAGACCCGCGCATGGATCCGTCGAACAAGGACAATCCGCCGATGCCGTTCGATGGCCAGCGCATGGTCTATGGCGGCTTCACGCCTGTCGTCGAGCTGCGCGGCTGA
- a CDS encoding GFA family protein: protein MIRTGGCRCGAVRYTLDAAPFAVRLCWCRDCQYWTTGNAAVNLLVPRDAVRVDGELDGWDSVADSGHHMRRSFCPRCGTPMFSEARENTERMVIRVGTLDDASGIVPTTVIWTDSAPAWATIDPTLQAFPRQP, encoded by the coding sequence ATGATCCGGACAGGCGGTTGCCGATGCGGCGCGGTGCGCTACACCCTCGACGCAGCGCCGTTCGCCGTACGGTTGTGTTGGTGCCGCGATTGCCAGTACTGGACCACGGGCAATGCGGCGGTGAACCTCCTCGTCCCGCGCGATGCCGTGCGGGTGGACGGTGAACTGGACGGTTGGGACAGCGTGGCGGACAGCGGCCACCACATGCGCCGCTCGTTCTGCCCGCGTTGCGGCACGCCGATGTTCAGCGAGGCGCGCGAGAACACCGAACGCATGGTGATCCGCGTCGGCACGCTCGACGATGCCAGCGGCATCGTGCCGACCACTGTCATCTGGACCGACTCGGCGCCGGCGTGGGCGACGATCGATCCCACACTGCAGGCGTTCCCGCGGCAACCGTAA